Proteins encoded within one genomic window of Cytophagales bacterium:
- a CDS encoding UDP-N-acetylmuramoyl-L-alanyl-D-glutamate--2,6-diaminopimelate ligase produces MANLKDILYSVGLVAIEGNRDMVISGLAFDSRQVKEGFLFVAIRGLTVDGHNFIDQSIAAGAIAIVCEELPQEMKEGVTYVQSNDSSKALGVIADNYYDHPSTKLKLIGVTGTNGKTTTATLLYDLFQHLGYKAGLLSTVENKIDGLVLPSSFTTPDALQLNELLHDMVEKGVTHCFMEVSSHALIQGRVEAIDFAGGVFTNISHDHLDYHKTFDNYIAAKKLLFDGLSKRAFALTNVDDKRGMVMLQNTRASKYTYGIKSVADYKGKILSDSLQGLQLNLDDREVWCRLIGKFNAYNLLVAYAVAVELGEDADAILAALSSLDSARGRFEQVPNGQGVTAIVDYAHTPDALENVLNTITGVRTRNETLITVVGCGGDRDKEKRPEMARIATKFSDKVILTSDNPRTEDPELILVDMMQGVPKSEERKTMKVTDRKEAIRVACNLATEQDIILVAGKGHENYQEINGERMPFDDKEILNQILNDQ; encoded by the coding sequence TTGGCTAACCTGAAAGACATATTGTACAGTGTGGGCCTCGTGGCCATTGAAGGGAACCGGGATATGGTTATCTCAGGTCTGGCTTTTGATTCACGTCAGGTGAAAGAAGGCTTCCTATTCGTTGCGATCAGAGGGTTGACTGTTGATGGACACAACTTCATTGATCAGTCTATCGCTGCAGGTGCCATTGCCATCGTCTGTGAGGAGCTACCTCAAGAGATGAAGGAAGGTGTGACCTACGTTCAGTCCAATGATAGTAGTAAAGCCCTAGGGGTAATAGCTGATAATTATTACGATCATCCTTCTACAAAGTTGAAACTGATAGGTGTCACTGGGACGAATGGGAAGACCACTACAGCGACTTTGTTATATGATTTATTTCAGCATTTAGGCTATAAAGCAGGGCTTTTGTCTACCGTGGAAAACAAGATTGATGGACTGGTTTTGCCTTCAAGCTTCACAACCCCCGACGCCCTACAACTCAATGAGTTGCTGCATGACATGGTGGAAAAGGGGGTAACACATTGCTTCATGGAAGTAAGCTCGCATGCCTTGATTCAAGGAAGGGTAGAAGCGATCGATTTTGCCGGAGGTGTATTTACCAACATCTCTCACGACCACCTGGATTACCACAAGACTTTCGATAACTATATCGCTGCAAAAAAACTGTTGTTTGATGGGTTGAGTAAGCGAGCTTTTGCACTCACCAATGTGGACGATAAGCGGGGCATGGTCATGCTACAGAATACCAGGGCCTCCAAATATACCTATGGCATTAAATCAGTAGCCGATTATAAAGGGAAGATCCTTTCGGATTCGCTGCAAGGGCTGCAACTCAACCTTGACGATAGAGAAGTATGGTGTCGATTGATCGGGAAATTCAATGCCTACAACCTGTTGGTTGCTTATGCAGTAGCTGTAGAATTAGGTGAGGACGCGGATGCGATTTTGGCAGCGCTTTCTAGTTTGGATAGTGCCAGAGGTCGATTCGAACAAGTGCCTAACGGACAAGGCGTAACAGCTATCGTGGATTATGCACATACACCAGATGCCCTGGAAAATGTATTGAACACGATTACAGGGGTTCGAACCCGAAATGAGACGTTGATCACGGTGGTAGGCTGTGGGGGAGACAGAGACAAAGAGAAGCGGCCTGAAATGGCAAGGATTGCTACAAAGTTTAGTGATAAAGTGATCCTTACGTCGGATAATCCACGAACGGAAGATCCGGAATTGATTCTTGTGGACATGATGCAGGGAGTGCCCAAATCAGAGGAGCGTAAGACGATGAAAGTGACCGATCGCAAAGAAGCAATTCGGGTGGCATGTAACCTGGCCACAGAGCAGGACATCATTCTGGTGGCGGGCAAAGGCCATGAAAATTATCAGGAGATCAATGGGGAGCGAATGCCCTTTGACGATAAAGAGATTTTGAACCAAATACTAAATGACCAATAA
- a CDS encoding penicillin-binding protein, translating to MSIKKSILIRVRISFLVVFLFSLAIVYRLATVQFVQGDKWRKLGDQLSLSVEKIPATRGNIYSDNGSLLATSLPYYKVAMDPMVATDELMNQKVDSLSILLSRFYKDQSRYQYKKKILDARKQKRQYLVLNRREIGYQEKKMMEDWPIFRKGQLRGGIIFEKVEKRKLPFSRLGYRTVGRVNDDNRGTVGLEYSFNRQLAGRDGKALYQKMVGGGQRPVFDGSEVAPVDGLDIETTLNVNLQDITEDALLNALTRHKADYGVAVLMEVSTGEIKAMSNLSRNNSGNYFETYNYAVGGNGSREPGSTFKLASMIALFEEKNIALSDTVHTGNGVYHFFDEVMKDHKPGGYGVLTVQEVFEKSSNIGTAKLISHHFNSNPQKFISYLNQMGLSQPLGFQMVGEGKPYIKTPSDSTWSGTTLPWMAHGYELKMTPLQTLTLFNAVANDGKMVQPIIVKSVRKADKIIEQFDTKVLNDKICSKSTLAKVRAMLEGVVSRGTAKNIFDSQYQIAGKTGTAKKVKHGKYVNQYYTSFAGYFPAAEPRYSCIVVIDNPKGYNIYGGDVAAPVFKDIVDKIAALEVDLHDFMTPSQQEFAGVFPVIRSGNHDDLKYLCNELGISNHSQAAVENWVQTKVSGQAVYWTPNEVQGQKVPDVRGMTLRDALFVLENLGIQVQSKGRGRVSTQSLLPGTKVNESTKIKLTLG from the coding sequence ATGAGCATCAAGAAGTCCATATTGATTCGCGTAAGAATCTCCTTTTTGGTGGTTTTTCTATTTTCATTAGCGATTGTCTATCGATTGGCAACTGTTCAATTTGTGCAGGGTGATAAATGGAGAAAACTCGGTGATCAATTGAGCCTGAGTGTGGAAAAAATCCCGGCAACCCGAGGAAATATCTATTCCGACAATGGGAGCTTGCTAGCCACCTCCTTGCCTTATTATAAAGTGGCCATGGACCCGATGGTGGCCACAGACGAATTGATGAATCAGAAAGTTGATTCACTTTCCATCTTACTATCCCGCTTTTACAAGGACCAATCCAGGTATCAGTACAAAAAGAAAATTCTGGATGCCAGGAAACAGAAACGGCAGTATCTGGTGCTAAACCGGCGAGAGATCGGCTACCAGGAAAAGAAGATGATGGAAGATTGGCCGATCTTCAGGAAAGGCCAGCTTCGTGGAGGAATCATTTTTGAAAAGGTAGAAAAGAGAAAGCTACCTTTTTCGCGTTTAGGCTACCGTACAGTAGGACGTGTCAATGACGATAATCGAGGTACCGTAGGATTGGAGTACAGTTTCAATCGACAGCTAGCGGGAAGGGACGGAAAAGCACTTTATCAAAAGATGGTCGGTGGTGGCCAAAGACCCGTATTTGATGGTTCGGAAGTAGCGCCCGTAGATGGCCTGGACATTGAAACCACACTGAATGTCAACCTGCAGGACATCACAGAAGACGCGCTTTTGAATGCATTGACCAGGCATAAGGCGGATTATGGTGTGGCCGTACTGATGGAAGTGTCGACTGGCGAGATCAAAGCCATGTCCAACCTGTCAAGAAATAACAGTGGAAATTATTTTGAAACCTACAACTATGCCGTAGGAGGTAATGGTTCAAGGGAACCAGGTTCAACCTTCAAGCTCGCCAGCATGATTGCGCTGTTTGAGGAGAAGAACATTGCGCTTAGTGATACCGTGCATACTGGAAATGGTGTCTACCACTTTTTCGATGAAGTGATGAAGGATCATAAGCCTGGAGGTTATGGCGTGCTGACAGTGCAGGAAGTTTTCGAGAAGTCTTCCAACATCGGGACAGCCAAATTGATCAGTCACCACTTTAATAGTAATCCACAGAAATTTATCAGCTATCTGAATCAAATGGGTTTGTCTCAACCACTTGGTTTCCAAATGGTTGGAGAAGGAAAGCCTTACATTAAAACGCCAAGTGATTCTACATGGAGTGGGACCACCTTGCCGTGGATGGCGCATGGTTATGAATTGAAGATGACGCCATTACAAACCCTCACATTGTTCAATGCGGTAGCCAATGATGGAAAAATGGTGCAGCCAATAATCGTAAAATCAGTACGAAAGGCGGACAAGATCATCGAGCAGTTCGATACCAAAGTGCTGAATGATAAGATATGTTCCAAAAGTACGCTAGCCAAGGTGCGTGCCATGTTAGAAGGTGTTGTTTCACGAGGGACAGCCAAGAATATTTTCGATAGCCAATACCAGATCGCAGGTAAGACAGGTACGGCGAAGAAAGTAAAGCACGGAAAGTACGTGAATCAGTACTACACATCTTTTGCCGGTTATTTCCCGGCGGCGGAGCCACGCTACAGCTGTATTGTGGTCATTGACAATCCTAAGGGGTACAACATTTACGGAGGTGACGTGGCTGCTCCCGTGTTCAAGGACATTGTTGATAAAATCGCAGCGCTGGAAGTGGATCTGCACGATTTCATGACACCTTCACAACAAGAATTTGCTGGTGTTTTTCCAGTGATCCGATCAGGAAATCACGATGACCTTAAATACCTGTGCAATGAATTGGGAATCTCCAATCATTCGCAGGCTGCAGTGGAAAACTGGGTTCAGACCAAAGTTTCTGGGCAGGCAGTCTATTGGACACCCAATGAAGTGCAAGGACAAAAAGTACCAGACGTTCGCGGCATGACCTTACGAGACGCGTTGTTTGTGTTAGAGAATCTGGGCATTCAGGTACAGAGCAAAGGCCGTGGCCGCGTGAGTACCCAATCCTTGCTTCCCGGTACCAAAGTGAATGAAAGCACCAAAATCAAATTGACTCTTGGCTAA
- a CDS encoding cell division protein FtsQ yields MSVSLKTILTISISCTLLLGLISFSSVKHSRRVIHDVLINIEQEKGNYFIDQPEVLGLMNAQNTDYVLGSRIGDIDLKLLESRVEAHAFVADAQIFYDLKGNIVVNVEQARPIARIYDPYGADKYIDDRGLVLPINGKHTARVPLIEIEKKIDLKNGITSTEEGADLFELLRFIDADEFWKAQIAHLVFEGSGEITMLPQITKQKILFGKPSDLAKKFKKLEVFYKEILPNKGWNTYSLVNLKFKDQIVCE; encoded by the coding sequence TTGAGCGTTAGTTTAAAAACCATATTGACCATAAGTATTTCATGCACCCTGTTGCTGGGTTTGATCAGCTTCAGTAGTGTGAAGCATTCACGGAGAGTGATCCACGATGTGTTGATCAACATTGAACAGGAAAAAGGGAATTATTTCATTGATCAACCTGAAGTGTTAGGATTGATGAATGCTCAAAACACGGATTATGTGCTTGGGTCACGGATCGGAGATATTGATTTGAAATTGCTGGAAAGTAGGGTGGAAGCTCATGCTTTTGTGGCAGATGCGCAGATTTTCTACGATCTGAAAGGGAATATCGTGGTGAATGTCGAGCAGGCCCGACCTATTGCACGGATTTACGATCCTTATGGAGCCGATAAATACATCGACGATCGAGGACTGGTTTTGCCAATCAATGGGAAGCACACGGCAAGAGTGCCTTTGATCGAAATTGAGAAGAAAATTGACCTGAAAAATGGCATCACATCCACCGAAGAAGGGGCTGATCTCTTTGAGTTACTGCGCTTTATAGATGCGGATGAATTTTGGAAAGCACAGATCGCACATTTGGTATTTGAAGGTAGCGGAGAGATTACGATGTTGCCCCAAATCACGAAGCAAAAAATTCTCTTTGGAAAGCCCTCTGATCTCGCGAAAAAATTTAAGAAATTAGAGGTTTTTTACAAGGAAATACTTCCCAACAAGGGATGGAACACTTACTCGCTGGTTAACTTAAAATTTAAAGATCAAATTGTCTGCGAATAG
- the murD gene encoding UDP-N-acetylmuramoyl-L-alanine--D-glutamate ligase yields MKLVILGAGESGIGAAILGKQKGYDVFVSDFGMISEEIKAFFNEESIAFEEGGHTSAIEDAELVVKSPGIPEKVPVVRKFLEEGTPVISEIEFAYRFLEQEKVIAITGTNGKTTTTLLAYHLLKTAGLKVALGGNIGVSFAKLVAEGGYDYYVVEVSSFQLDGIISFKPDVAVLLNITPDHLDRYDHDFNKYVNSKFRITENLTKDECLIYCSDCEPVNEELAKRKVEACLFAVSASKQENSAAYIDREHLRFDLNFANSGEYHAIPQAEIALIGRHNMINTMAAVLSGLHFDVSIDKILKALKTFKNAPHRLEVVREVNGVRYINDSKATNVDAVSYALDGINQPIIWIAGGTDKGNDYDPIVSIASEKAKKLICIGEDNTPLINAFERKLEIEETTSMKKAIALASELAEEGDVVLLSPACASFDRFKNYEHRGDCFKKAVNALAIKENTKA; encoded by the coding sequence ATGAAGCTGGTCATATTAGGAGCAGGAGAAAGCGGAATCGGAGCTGCCATTCTGGGCAAACAGAAGGGGTACGATGTTTTCGTTTCTGATTTTGGTATGATCAGTGAGGAAATCAAAGCATTTTTCAACGAGGAGTCCATTGCTTTCGAAGAAGGTGGACATACTTCAGCTATTGAGGATGCGGAATTGGTGGTAAAAAGCCCTGGTATCCCCGAAAAAGTGCCAGTAGTAAGAAAATTCCTTGAAGAAGGGACGCCTGTGATCTCAGAGATTGAGTTTGCCTATCGATTTCTGGAGCAGGAAAAAGTGATTGCCATCACAGGGACCAATGGAAAGACCACTACGACTTTGTTGGCTTATCATTTGCTAAAGACTGCAGGTCTGAAAGTGGCATTAGGGGGTAATATAGGCGTAAGCTTTGCCAAATTGGTCGCGGAAGGAGGGTATGATTACTATGTGGTAGAGGTGAGTAGCTTCCAATTAGATGGGATCATTTCATTCAAGCCGGATGTGGCGGTATTGCTCAACATAACCCCAGACCACCTGGATCGATATGATCACGACTTTAACAAGTACGTCAATTCGAAATTCCGGATCACGGAGAACCTGACCAAGGACGAGTGCCTGATCTATTGCTCAGATTGCGAGCCAGTTAATGAAGAACTGGCCAAACGAAAAGTAGAAGCGTGTTTGTTTGCGGTTTCTGCCTCTAAGCAGGAAAATTCGGCTGCTTACATTGATCGGGAACATTTAAGATTTGATTTGAATTTTGCCAATTCAGGCGAGTACCATGCCATTCCACAGGCGGAAATAGCGTTGATCGGACGTCATAACATGATCAATACGATGGCAGCAGTACTCTCGGGTCTTCACTTCGATGTGAGCATTGATAAAATCCTGAAAGCGCTGAAGACATTTAAGAATGCTCCCCATCGGCTGGAAGTGGTGCGGGAGGTCAATGGAGTCCGATATATCAATGATTCTAAAGCCACCAATGTCGATGCAGTTTCCTATGCCTTGGACGGGATTAATCAACCGATCATTTGGATTGCAGGTGGGACCGACAAAGGCAACGATTATGATCCGATCGTTTCCATTGCTTCTGAGAAAGCAAAAAAACTGATTTGTATCGGAGAGGATAATACACCATTGATTAATGCTTTTGAAAGGAAGCTGGAAATTGAAGAAACCACTTCCATGAAAAAAGCAATTGCCTTAGCGTCCGAATTGGCCGAAGAAGGAGATGTGGTGTTGCTTTCACCAGCTTGTGCAAGTTTCGATCGCTTTAAGAATTATGAACACAGAGGAGATTGCTTCAAAAAAGCAGTCAACGCATTAGCAATAAAAGAAAACACGAAGGCATGA
- the murC gene encoding UDP-N-acetylmuramate--L-alanine ligase, whose translation MNLANIHSVYFVGIGGIGMSAIARWFKERGAQVAGYDRAETPLTRKLVEEGIAVHYEDNTQFITEDFQDNSNTLVVYTPAIPEGHSELSYFLTNEFQVKKRSEVLGIITRDHYTVAVGGTHGKTTTSSMVAHLLAGSEKGTSAFVGGIMTNYASNLIMGGPDSPVVAEADEFDRSFLRLYPNHTILTSLDPDHLDIYGDESTMLQTYKEFLSLNHEAKILLHIDTVRQLDGELDDLDYQSFGLEGADITAANLSVQDGYNLFDYRGKQEITDIHLQLPGYHNISNAIAAITVALDLGMSPEAVKERMSSYRGVKRRFEYIYRGEAGVYIDDYAHHPTEIEALLNSVRFLYPGKKITAIFQPHLFTRTRDFQKGFSSSLSIADEVIMLPIYPAREEPIPGITSQIIFDQITTGKRMMKKADFPEALANEELEVLVTVGAGDIDQLVPKIKRYLENKETVER comes from the coding sequence ATGAATTTGGCGAATATCCATAGCGTCTATTTTGTAGGGATCGGAGGGATTGGTATGAGTGCTATAGCCAGGTGGTTCAAAGAACGTGGGGCTCAAGTAGCTGGCTATGACCGGGCAGAAACGCCATTGACTAGAAAGCTGGTGGAAGAAGGGATAGCTGTTCATTATGAGGACAATACCCAATTCATTACCGAAGACTTTCAAGATAATAGCAACACGCTGGTCGTGTATACACCGGCTATACCTGAAGGACATTCAGAGCTATCTTATTTTCTCACGAACGAATTTCAGGTGAAAAAGCGTTCGGAGGTACTGGGCATCATTACCAGGGATCACTACACAGTTGCGGTAGGAGGTACCCACGGGAAGACGACTACTTCTTCTATGGTGGCACATCTGCTTGCAGGATCTGAGAAAGGTACTTCTGCCTTTGTAGGCGGAATCATGACCAACTATGCCTCTAATTTGATCATGGGTGGACCTGATTCCCCGGTAGTGGCGGAGGCTGACGAATTTGATCGTTCCTTCCTGCGGTTGTATCCCAACCATACCATACTGACTTCATTGGATCCCGATCACCTGGATATCTATGGTGACGAATCCACCATGCTACAGACATACAAAGAATTTCTCTCATTAAACCATGAAGCAAAGATTTTACTCCATATTGATACGGTTCGCCAGTTGGATGGCGAACTTGATGATCTTGATTATCAATCATTTGGTCTGGAGGGAGCGGACATTACCGCTGCCAACCTCTCAGTCCAGGATGGCTATAACTTATTTGACTACCGGGGCAAGCAGGAAATAACGGACATTCACTTACAACTTCCGGGCTACCATAATATTTCGAATGCGATTGCCGCGATTACCGTAGCACTGGACCTGGGCATGTCACCGGAAGCCGTCAAAGAAAGGATGTCTTCTTATCGTGGTGTGAAGAGAAGGTTTGAGTACATCTACCGTGGAGAAGCGGGTGTGTACATCGATGACTATGCCCATCACCCAACGGAAATTGAAGCGTTGTTAAATTCTGTACGTTTCTTGTATCCAGGCAAAAAGATAACGGCGATTTTTCAGCCTCATCTGTTCACTAGAACCCGGGATTTTCAGAAAGGATTCAGCTCCAGTCTGTCAATTGCAGATGAAGTGATCATGCTGCCGATCTATCCAGCGAGGGAGGAGCCTATACCTGGCATTACTTCACAGATCATATTTGATCAGATCACCACAGGAAAGCGAATGATGAAGAAGGCTGATTTTCCTGAAGCATTGGCCAATGAAGAGTTAGAAGTATTGGTGACGGTAGGTGCAGGTGATATTGACCAACTGGTGCCAAAAATCAAAAGGTATTTAGAAAACAAAGAAACTGTTGAGCGTTAG
- the mraY gene encoding phospho-N-acetylmuramoyl-pentapeptide-transferase, translated as MLYYLFDFLEQKFDLIGAGVFQYISFRAGMAAIVSLLITIFFGKTLIKKLQNYQVGESIRDLGLEGQMEKQGTPTMGGIIIILAIVLPTILFARIGNVYIILLIIAALWMGVIGFLDDYLKIKRKNKEGLRGKFKVVGQVGLGLLVGLVMVFHDDVVVREFIADGSFEDKKALLTTIPFFKDNEFQYNWLLPGFLADYTWVLYIGLIIFIVTAVSNGANITDGIDGLAAGTSAIIGLTLAIFAYLSGNAIFADYLNIMYIPNSGELVIFCTAFVGACVGFLWYNAYPAQVFMGDTGSLSLGGIIAVLALVIRKELLIPILCGIFLVELVSVIVQVSWFKYTKKKYGEGRRVFLMSPLHHHYQKKKLAEAKIVTRFWIVGILLAIFTLATLKLR; from the coding sequence ATGCTCTATTACCTGTTTGATTTTTTGGAGCAAAAATTTGATCTGATTGGGGCAGGGGTGTTTCAGTATATCTCTTTCCGTGCGGGTATGGCGGCAATTGTCTCTTTGCTGATTACCATTTTCTTCGGGAAAACCCTGATCAAGAAACTTCAGAATTATCAGGTTGGGGAGTCCATTCGTGACCTGGGGTTGGAGGGGCAGATGGAGAAGCAAGGGACACCTACCATGGGCGGGATCATCATCATCCTTGCGATTGTATTACCCACGATCCTTTTTGCCCGGATTGGAAACGTGTACATCATTCTTTTGATCATTGCGGCACTTTGGATGGGGGTCATTGGATTCCTGGATGATTATCTGAAGATCAAGCGCAAAAACAAAGAAGGCCTGCGAGGTAAATTCAAAGTGGTCGGCCAGGTAGGCCTTGGATTATTAGTAGGGCTGGTCATGGTCTTTCATGACGATGTTGTGGTACGTGAGTTTATTGCTGATGGTTCTTTCGAGGATAAAAAAGCATTGTTGACAACCATTCCTTTTTTCAAGGATAATGAGTTTCAATACAATTGGTTACTGCCTGGATTTCTGGCGGATTATACCTGGGTATTGTACATCGGACTGATCATTTTTATTGTTACAGCAGTATCGAATGGTGCCAATATTACAGATGGAATAGACGGCCTTGCGGCTGGTACTTCAGCCATCATTGGCTTAACTCTAGCCATTTTCGCTTACCTCTCTGGAAACGCCATTTTCGCAGATTATCTCAATATCATGTACATCCCTAATTCGGGTGAGCTGGTAATCTTTTGTACCGCGTTTGTAGGTGCTTGTGTCGGTTTCCTCTGGTACAATGCTTATCCGGCGCAGGTATTCATGGGAGATACAGGGAGCTTGTCATTGGGTGGAATAATTGCTGTACTGGCTTTAGTAATCCGAAAAGAATTGTTAATCCCTATTCTATGCGGGATTTTCCTGGTAGAACTGGTATCTGTGATCGTACAGGTGTCGTGGTTCAAATACACCAAAAAGAAATACGGTGAAGGAAGGCGCGTGTTTTTGATGTCGCCATTACATCACCATTATCAAAAGAAAAAATTAGCAGAAGCCAAGATTGTGACGAGGTTTTGGATCGTAGGGATCCTGCTGGCCATTTTCACGCTGGCTACTTTGAAACTGAGATAA
- a CDS encoding FtsW/RodA/SpoVE family cell cycle protein: MNVVKDWAYRNLKGDPVIWLVVFLLSLFSIVVVYSATGSLAYKMMDGNTEYYLIKHSALVLISLFAVWLAHKVDYRYYAKISRFLLWISVPLLLFTWLFGTNINEASRWITIPIINQAFQPSDLAKLALLITLASMLTKKQADIDDFKKAIIPMLVWIGLICGLIAMTNFSTAILLFFTCMLLLFLGRVPIRYLVLLVMIGALAGTAAIFIGQRGPTVISRVEKFMNQEQSFQSQQAYVAIATGGIFGKGPGQSDQRNYLPHPYSDFVYAIILEEYGLLGGLFVLLLYLTLLYRGMKATFNSERPFGGLLSSALTFALVLQAMVNMGVAVGLGPVTGLPLPLLSMGGTSQLFMGLALGIVISVSRGKIDTEDDKLENAIREEVPEAA, from the coding sequence ATGAACGTGGTAAAAGATTGGGCATATCGAAACTTAAAAGGAGATCCGGTCATTTGGTTGGTCGTTTTCCTGTTGTCGTTATTCAGTATCGTGGTGGTGTACAGTGCTACGGGAAGTTTGGCGTACAAGATGATGGATGGCAACACAGAATATTACTTAATCAAACATTCTGCGTTGGTGCTAATCAGTTTGTTTGCCGTATGGCTCGCGCATAAAGTCGACTATCGATACTATGCAAAGATCTCGCGATTCTTGCTGTGGATCTCGGTTCCGCTATTGCTTTTCACCTGGTTGTTTGGAACGAACATCAATGAAGCTTCCCGATGGATCACGATCCCGATCATCAATCAGGCATTTCAGCCCTCCGATCTGGCCAAACTGGCTTTACTGATCACGCTGGCCAGTATGTTGACCAAAAAGCAGGCGGACATTGATGATTTTAAAAAGGCCATCATTCCAATGTTAGTCTGGATTGGTTTGATCTGTGGTTTGATTGCCATGACCAATTTTTCAACAGCAATTTTGCTGTTTTTCACCTGTATGCTATTGCTCTTTCTGGGAAGGGTACCCATCAGATATTTGGTCTTGTTGGTCATGATTGGTGCATTGGCGGGAACTGCTGCCATCTTCATCGGGCAGCGTGGACCGACGGTGATCAGTCGGGTAGAGAAATTCATGAATCAGGAGCAATCGTTCCAGTCACAGCAAGCCTATGTAGCAATTGCCACCGGAGGTATCTTCGGCAAAGGTCCTGGACAAAGTGACCAAAGAAATTACCTGCCACATCCATATTCAGATTTCGTGTATGCGATCATTTTGGAAGAGTATGGTTTGTTGGGAGGACTGTTCGTCCTGTTGCTTTATCTCACATTACTGTATCGTGGGATGAAAGCCACTTTTAATAGTGAACGACCCTTCGGAGGGCTGCTGTCTTCGGCACTCACGTTTGCCCTGGTGCTTCAAGCCATGGTGAATATGGGTGTAGCCGTGGGATTAGGACCAGTAACAGGTTTGCCTTTGCCCTTACTCAGTATGGGGGGTACCTCTCAGCTGTTCATGGGACTCGCACTGGGTATTGTGATCAGTGTAAGCAGGGGTAAAATCGATACAGAAGATGATAAACTGGAAAACGCAATAAGAGAGGAGGTGCCCGAAGCGGCCTAA
- the murG gene encoding undecaprenyldiphospho-muramoylpentapeptide beta-N-acetylglucosaminyltransferase, with product MSEEKRTYRFMISGGGTGGHIYPAISIAQALKATLANVEILFVGAEGRMEMKKVPEAGFKIEGLWISGIQRKITVDNLSLPFKVIASIRKSFRLIREFNPDVVIGVGGYASGPLLYAATRRKIPTLIQEQNSYAGLTNKWLSKRVDKICVAYDGLEKYFPKDKLVLTGNPVRLDIQQENRDAAFGYFNLDPNKKTILALGGSLGARTINQSILKHLDALKSNDVQVVWQTGGFYHQNIVEQLDRDDYPGIRIHDFIREMQYAYNVADLVISRAGALSIAELMIMGKATILVPSPNVAEDHQTLNAKALVKKEAAVMVKDAEAENELIPTALKTLQDEAKLASLKTQIGALAKPKAAYDIANEVIKMAV from the coding sequence ATGAGTGAAGAAAAGCGAACATATCGTTTTATGATCAGTGGCGGCGGCACCGGCGGGCACATCTATCCTGCTATTTCCATTGCCCAGGCGTTAAAGGCAACCTTGGCCAATGTCGAGATTCTTTTTGTTGGCGCAGAAGGAAGAATGGAGATGAAGAAAGTTCCGGAAGCTGGATTTAAGATAGAAGGCCTTTGGATCAGTGGGATTCAAAGAAAGATCACTGTGGACAATCTATCGCTTCCTTTCAAAGTGATTGCGAGCATCAGAAAATCCTTCCGATTGATCCGGGAATTCAATCCGGATGTAGTGATTGGGGTGGGAGGCTATGCCAGTGGGCCCCTGTTGTATGCGGCGACTCGTAGAAAGATCCCCACTTTGATCCAGGAGCAGAATTCATATGCAGGCTTGACCAATAAATGGCTTTCCAAGCGAGTCGATAAGATATGTGTGGCTTACGATGGCCTTGAAAAATACTTTCCAAAGGATAAACTGGTGTTGACTGGAAATCCGGTCCGGCTAGATATCCAGCAAGAGAATAGAGATGCGGCGTTTGGATACTTCAACTTAGATCCTAATAAGAAAACCATTTTAGCACTAGGAGGAAGTTTAGGAGCTCGGACCATCAATCAGAGCATCCTGAAACACCTGGATGCACTTAAGTCCAACGATGTGCAAGTGGTTTGGCAGACAGGCGGATTTTATCACCAGAACATTGTGGAACAATTAGATCGTGATGATTATCCAGGGATCAGAATTCATGACTTCATTCGTGAAATGCAATATGCGTACAATGTGGCGGATCTGGTCATCTCCAGAGCGGGGGCACTTTCTATTGCGGAGTTAATGATCATGGGAAAAGCGACCATATTGGTGCCTTCACCCAATGTGGCGGAAGACCACCAGACTTTAAATGCAAAAGCATTGGTGAAAAAGGAAGCTGCAGTGATGGTGAAAGATGCAGAAGCTGAAAATGAATTGATTCCGACTGCCTTGAAAACATTGCAGGACGAGGCGAAATTGGCGTCATTGAAAACACAAATAGGTGCCCTGGCGAAACCCAAGGCTGCTTATGATATCGCTAACGAAGTAATCAAAATGGCTGTATGA